In the genome of Telluria mixta, the window GCGCCGCCAGTATCCGTTGATGACCTATATGGTCGAGCACATGTCCGACGACTACCTGCGCGAGATCGCGACGTGGTTCTCGACCCAGCACGTGCCCGCGCCCGTGCTGGCGCGCGCCGGCCTGCCGGCGGGCCAGCTGGAACGGGGGCACGAACTCGTCATGCGCGGCGATGCGACCCTCAAGGTGCCCGCCTGCATCGCGTGCCACGGCCAGCGCCTGACGGGCGCCCTGCCCGCTATCCCGGGTCTCCTGGGCCTGCCGCGCGACTACATCAACGCCCAGTTCGGCGCGTGGCGCAACGGCACCCGCCGTGCCCATGCGCCCGATTGCATGGCGACGATCGCCGGGCGCCTGTCGCTGGCGGACGTGGCCGCGATCTCGGGCTGGCTCGCGAGCGAGCCGGTGCCGGACGACGCCACGCCCGCGCCCGACGTGCCTCACCCGATGCCGCTCGAATGCGGCAGCAAGGTGGAGCAGAAGCGGGAGCGGCCATGAAGCGCATCGTCGTCCTGGTCCTCATCGTGGCGGCACTGGCCGCCGTATTCGTCGCGTGGCCGCGCGCCGAATTCATCCCGTCGCGCTCGCAGGCAGCGTGGGCGGCGACGCCGGCCAACATCGCCCGGGGCGCCTACCTCGCCCGCGCGGGCGACTGCATGGCCTGCCACACGGCGCGCGGCGGCACGCCGTACGCGGGCGGACGGGCACTGGCCACGCCGTTCGGCACCGTCTACGCCCCGAACATCACGCCGGACGCGCGGACGGGCATCGGCACCTGGACGGCGGACGACTTCTGGCACGCCCTGCACAACGGCATCGGGAAAGGCGGCCGGCTGCTGTACCCCGCCTTCCCGTACACGAACACGACGAAGGTCACGCGCGACGACGCCGACGCGCTGTACGCGTACCTGCGCAGCCTCGCGCCGGTCAGCCAGCCGAATCGCCTGCACACGCTGCGCTTCCCGTACGACCGGCAGATCGTGCTGGCCGGCTGGCGCCTGCTGTATTTCAAGCCGGGCGTGTACGCGCTGCAGCCGGCGAAAGGCGCCGCGTGGAACCGGGGCGCCTATCTCGTCGAAGGACTGGGCCACTGCGGCGCCTGCCACAGCCCGCGCAACGGCCTCGGCGCGACGGCCTCCCGGCTGTCCGGCGGCCACATCCCGTCAATCGGCTGGTACGCGCCCGCGCTGGACGCCGACAACGAAGCAGGCCTCGGCAACTGGGACCAGGCACACATTGTCCAACTGCTGCGCACGGGCGTCGCGCCGCGCGGCGCCGTGTTCGGACCGATGGCGGAAGTGGTGGGGCAAAGCCTGCAATACCTGACGGACGCGGATGCGGGCGCGATGGCGACCTACCTGAAATCGCTGCCGGCCGATCCGTCGCCGCGCCGCCCGTCCGACCCGCCGCCCGACGAGGTCATGAAGGCGGGCAGGAAGCTCTACGAGCACCACTGCGCGGACTGCCACGGCGCCGACGGCCGCGGCATGAGCGTCTCCGGCCACCCCGCGTATCCGCCGCTGGCGGGCAATGGTGCGCTGACGATGGAGGACCCGGTGAACGCCATCCGCATCGTGCTGAACGGCGGCTTCCCGCCCAGCACCGCCGGGAATCCGCGGCCGTTCGGCATGCCGCCCTACAGTCCCGTGCTGGACGATGCGGAAGTGGCGGCCGTCGTGACGTATGTGAGGAACAGCTGGGGCAATGCGGCACCGGCTGTCACGCCGTCGGAAGTCAACCGGTGGCGGGCGGTGCCGCTCGATTGATCACAAGGAGAGTCATATGCCGACTTATCGCGTCTGGTACCGCAACAACGAAGAACCGCTGGAATTCGCCACCCCGGGCCGCATCAGCGAAGCCGAAATCGTCGAACACGTCCTCGAGCACGAGCGCATCGAACGGGGCGCGTCGAACCTGCAGGAACTCGTCGCCAGCCACAACCTGGCGCCCGTACGCTACACGGAAGACGAAAGCGAGATGAACGCGATCTGGTAGCGGATCACGCCGGCGCGGCGGACACATGGCCGACCGCGTACACGCACACCGCGGCGTTGGCCCCCGGTTCGCGGTCCCACAACCGGAAACGCACCAGCGTCCAGCCTCCCGGCTCATAGCCGGCGACCGCCGCGAGCGCGCCCCCGCCGTCGACCGCGTCCACGGCCAGGCGCGTTTCGCCGCTGCGCAACGCTTCCAGGTCGGTGCCGGGCGCGATCGGAATCCGCTCGACGGACGCGAAGCGCGCCCTCGCGAACCCGGGGCCGAGCTGCGCCTGCCACACGAGCCACGTCGCCACCGACGGCCTGCCGAACGCCTGCGACACGCCCGCGAATCCCGGGCCATTCAGGAACGCGTGCATCCCCTCGACCGTGTTCCAGACATAGAACGGCGCGTACGCGTTGTCCTGCGCCGGTCCGCTCTTGCGCGCGCTGAGATAGGCCTTGAACAGCAGCCCCGGAAAACCATCCGTCAGATGGCCCTTGTCCGCGATACGCCGGTCGATGATGCCCATGTCGTAGTCGGCCGGCAGCGGAAAGCGGTACTGCATCGCGATCATGGTCTCTGCTCCGCCAGCGGCGCCGCGATGCCGTTGCTGAACGACCAGTCGGCGTAGTCCGTCGTCTGGACGATGATCATCAGGTCTTCCGGCCGCAATCCGGGCGCTTCGGCCAGCAGGTCGGCAAGACGCTGGTAAAACGCCTGCTTGGTGTCCGCGTCGCGCGGCTTGCCGCCCGTGATGCAGACGAGCAGGAAGTCGTCGCTGCGCGGGCCGCCGAGGTAATCGCGGTCGAAGATCAGTTCCTCGGGGTCGTGCTGGTGAATGGCCTGGAAGCGGTCCGCGACGGGAATGCGGAAGGCGTCGACGAGGGCCTGGTGCACGGCGTCCGACACGGCGCGCAGGTAGTCGCGCGATTTGCCGCGGCGCAGGGAAATGCGGGCGAAGGGCATGGTGGTCTCCTCAATTCAGGTCGCCGAGCAGGCGCGCGGCGGTGGCGGCCGCGGGCCAGCCGGCATAAAAGGCCAGGTGCGTCACGACTTCTTCCAGCTCCTGCCGGGTGACGCCGTTGTCGAGCGCGGTCTGCAGGTGGAACGGCAGCTGGCCGTCGCGGCACAGCGCGACCAGGCAGGCGACCGTCACCAGGCTGCGGTCCCGTTTATTCAGCGCGTCCCGTTCCCACACTTCGCCGAACAGCACGCGGTCCGAGAGATCGGCCAGCGCCGGAACGGCACCGAGGGCGCGCCGGCCCAGGCCTGTCAGAGTCGTCATCGTCAGCTCCTTGGTTGGTTGACCACGCCATGATAGGAGCGCACGATGATTTAGAAAATCGAATATATTTGAACTGATAATTCAAAAAATCGGGATGATCATGCGTCGCACGAATTTCGACATGGATGCCCTGCGCAGTTTTTGCGAAGGCGTGGACCTCGGCAGTTTCGCGAAGGCGGCCGACCGGCTGGGACGGTCGACGTCGGCCATCAGCATGCAGATGAAGAAGCTGGAGGGACAGGCCGGCACGGACCTGCTGCGCAAGTCGGGGCGCGGCCTCGAGCTGACCGCGGCCGGCGAAACGCTGCTCGGCTACGCGCGCCGCATCCTCGACCTGAACGACGAGGCACGCACGGCACTGGCCGGGCTGGAGCTCGAAGGCACCGTCAGGTTGGGACTGCAGGAAGATTTTGGAGAGCGGCTATTGTCGAACGTCCTCGGCCGCTTCACGCGCAGCCATCCGGACCTGCAGATCGAGGCCGTCATCGCCCGCAACAGCGAACTCATCGCGCAACTGCAGGCCGGGAAGATCGATCTCGCGCTGGGCTGGCATACGGACGCGACGCTGCCGTACGTGGATTTGCTGGGCGACTATCCCATGCGCTGGATCGGGTCGGCCACCCAAGACCCCGCTCGCGAGCCGGTGCGCCTCGTCGCGCTGCAGGCGCCCTGCCTGATGCGCAAGGCGGCGACCGATGCGCTCGACCGGGCCGGCATTCCCTGGCGCGTCGTCTACACGAGCGCCAGCCTGGCGGGCATCTGGGCCGCGGTCGCGGCGGGGCTCGGCGTGACGGTCCGGACCAACCTGGGGCTACCCGGCGACGTGCGCGTGCTCGACGGCTTGCCGGCGCTGCCGGGCATCCGGCTCGCGCTGTACAGCGGCGCGGCGACGCCCTCCCCGGCCTGCAAGCGCATGGCGGCGCTCATCAAGGAACACATCGTGGGCTAACGCCCGTTACACCATCTCCGCGAACCCGATCCGGTCCGTGGTCGCCGCGCGCGCCTCGTCCACGCCGACCACGTGCGCGGCCAGCAGCGCTTCCAGCACGCTGTTCATCGTGTGGCAGCCGGGCCCGCGCCCCGCGTTCATGTGCGCGCGGATGGCGCCCAGGTCGCCCTCCTCGATCATCGCCGCGACGGCCGGGTTGATGGTGAGACACTCCGTCGCCAGGTGATAGCGATTGCCCTGCTTCGACGGCAGCAACGCCTGGCACAGCACGCCGCGCAGCGCGTGTGCGAGGGCCTGGCCCTGGGCGTCCGAATTGCCCAGCAGGCGCAGCATCTTTTGCAGGCCCAGCTCCGTCGAGCGCGCGTGCAAGGTGGCCAGCACGAGCGGGCCGGACTCGGCCAGCGCCAGCGCTTCCTGCGCGGTCTGGGCGTCGCGGATCTCGCCGATGACGATCACGTCCGGACGCTCGCGCAGCGCGTCCAGCGCGCCGAGGTAATAGCTTTCGACGTCGCCATCGATACCCACCTCGCGCTGCGTGATGATGCATTTGCGCTGCGGGATCAGGGTCTCGACCGGGTCTTCGATGGTGATGATGTGGCCCGAGCGCTGTTTGTTGATCTCGTCGAGCATGGACGCGATCGTCGTCGACTTGCCCTGGCACGTGTCGCCGATGATCAGCACGAGGCCACTGGTCAGGCGCGCGAATTCGCGCTCGTCGGCGTGCAGGCCGAGGGTGTCCAGCGCCAGCGGTTCCTTCGGGAAGCGGCGGATCACGCAGCCCAGGCGCTTCTTGCCCTGGAAGCTGAAGCAGTTGGCGCGGATGCGCGCCGTGTGCAGGTCGATCGAGCGGTCGAAGGCGCGGTCGACGATGCGCTCGGCCCAGTTCGGCTCGATGACGTCGAAGAACTCTTCCAGCTCTTCCTTCGTGATGGGCGAGTCCGTCACCGCGACGAGGCCCTTCGGCTGGCGCAGCATCAGCGGACTGTTCTGGTGAATGATGATGTCGGAAAACACCAGCTTCGAATTCAGCAGGTGCAATATCTGCTCGACCAGGGTGCCGAACACCGGATGGTCTTCGTTTTCGATATACGACAGGGTGGGAATCTGCGAGGACTGGTGGTATTCCATCATGCTTCGACGTGTTCAAACAGGCTCGGCTGAGCGATTCATTCATTATAAAACCGGCATCCTGTCAAAATTCCAACTGGAAAGATATTTTTTCTAACACCAAGCTTCGACCGTGCCTTGGCCGCCACATCGCATCAACTGTTAGCGCTATACATTTTCGTGTTAGCATCTTTGAAAATTTATAACAGGAGACTACGATGACTCGCCACATCCCCTTTCCGCTTGCACCGCTGGCACTCGCCGCCCTCTTCGCCACCGCACCCGCGCTGGCCCAGCAGGATCCGGCAGCCCGCGCCGCCAACCTCGTCGCCCAGATGACGCTCGAGGAAAAGGCCGCGCAACTGGGCAACGACGCACCCGCGATCCCGCGCCTGAAGATCCCGAAATACAACTGGTGGAACGAAGGCCTGCACGGCGTCGCGCGGGCCGGTTACGCGACCGTGTTCCCGCAGGCCGTCGGCATGGCCGCGACGTGGGACGAGGCGCTGATGCACGACGTGGGCGACGTCATCGCGACGGAATTCCGCGCCAAGTATCTCGCCACGCGCGCGCCCGACGGCGGCACGGACTGGTACCGCGGCCTCACCGTGTGGTCGCCCAACATCAACATCTTCCGCGACCCGCGCTGGGGCCGCGGCCAGGAAACCTATGGCGAAGACCCGCACCTGACGTCACGCATCGCCATCAACTTCATCCACGGCCTGCAGGGCGACGACGCCGCTTCGTACAAGACGATCGCCACCGCAAAACACTTCGCCGTGCACAGCGGCCCCGAATCGAACCGCCACCGTGAGGACGTCCACCCGTCGCCGCACGACCTCGAGGACACGTATCTGCCGGCGTTCCGCGCCACCGTCACGGAAGGTAAAGTCGCTTCCGTCATGTGCGCCTACAACGCCGTCAACGGCATCCCCGCGTGCGCCAGCGACGACCTGATGGAGCAGCACCTGCGCCGCGCCTGGGGTTTCAAGGGCTTCGTCGTGTCGGACTGCGGCGCCGCCGCCAACATCTACCGCGACGACAGCCTGCATTACACGAAGACGCCCGAGCAGGCCGTGGCCGCGTCGTTCAGCGCCGGCATGGACCTGATCTGCGGCGACTACCGCAACAAGATGACGACGGAGGCCGGTCCCATCGTCAACGCCGTGCGCCAGGGAGAATTGAAGGAAGCCGTCGTCGACCGCGCGCTCGTGCGCCTGTTCGAATACCGCATCCGCCTCGGCCTCCTCGACCCGAATCCGCCGCAGGCGTACGCCGCCATCAAGCCGACCGACAACGACACCCCGGCGCACCGCGCCGTCGCGCTGAAGGCGGCCCAGGAAGCGATGGTGCTGCTGAAGAACGACGGCCTGCTGCCGTTGAAAAAGACGCCGAAGACCATCGCCGTCATCGGCCCGAACGCGGACAGCGAGGATGCGCTGGTCGGCAACTACAACGGCCAGCCGTCGCATCCGGTCACGGTGCTGGCCGGTATCCGCGCCCGCTTCCCGGACGCGAAGGTCGTGTACGCGCCGGGCACGGGCCTCGTCGGCCCGGCTGAGCCGCCCGTGCCGGATGCGAACCTGTGCGTGGACGCCGCGTGCCGCACGCCGGGCCTGAAGGCCGAGCATTTCGATGGCCCGGACCTGGCCGGCACGGCGCAGAGTGCCGTCGAAAAGAACGCCCGCGCCGCGTGGCAGGAAGGCGGCCACAATGCGTCCGCGCGCTGGACCGGCTATCTGAAAGCGCCCCGCACGGGCGACTACAGCCTGCGCTACCTGAGCAACGCCGGCTACCGCATCTGGATCGACGGCAAGCAGGTCGTCGATGCGTGGGACGTCACGGACTCGCCGTCGATCGAGTCGGGCAAGGCGAAGCTGCAGGCAGGTAAAACGTATCCGATCCGGATCGAGGCCGTGCAGCGCGGCGCCCGCGGCGACCAGAAACTCCTGTGGAGCACGCCGATCGATGGCGGCAAGGAAGCCGTCGACCTGGCGCGCCGCGCGGACCTCGTCGTGTTCGTGGCTGGTCTGTCCGCCAACCTGGAAGGCGAAGAACTGAAACTGCAGGTGCCTGGCTTCAATGGCGGGGACCGCACGAGCCTCGACCTCCCCGCGCCGCAGGAGCGCCTGCTCGAACAGGTCGTCGGCACCGGCAAGCCGACCGTGCTCGTGCTGATGAGCGGCAGCGCGCTGTCCGTCAACTGGGCGCACAAGCACGTGCCGGCGATCGTCCAGGCCTGGTATCCGGGCGGTGAAGGCGGCCACGCCGTGGCAGGCCTGATCGCGGGCGACTACAGCCCGGCGGGCCGCCTGCCCGTCACGTTCTACCGCGGCGTGGAGGGTCTGCCGGCGTTCACCGACTACCGCATGGACGGCCGCACCTACCGCTATTTCAAGGGCGACGTCCTGTACCCGTTCGGCCACGGCCTGTCGTACACGACGTTCCGCTACGGGACGCCGGCACTGTCGGCACCGTCCGTCGCGGCGGGCAGCCCGGTGAATGTCGACGTCGAGGTGGCCAACACGGGCAAGCGCGACGGCGACGAAGTCGTCCAGCTGTACGTGGCCAAGCCGGGCGACGGCGCCAACCCGACCCTGGCGGGCTTCCGCCGCATCCACCTGAAGGCGGGCGAGCGCAAGCGCGTCACGCTGGCGCTGGATGCGCGCGCCCTGTCGCAGGTCGACGCGGCCGGCGCGCGCAAGGTCGTGCCGGGCGCGTACACGGTCTACGTGGGCGGCGGCCAGCCGGCGCATGCGCAGACGGTCAAGGCGGCGCTGGCGGTGACCGGGGCGGCGTCGAACCTGCCGAAGTAAGCTTTGGCACGTTACCGAGAGACCGTCATCCCCGCGCAGGCGGGGATCCAATTTTGCATCAGCAGCCGAAACGCATGCAGAACTTGGGTCCCCGCCTCCGCGGGGACGACGTGATACGTGCGCGTTTCAGCCCGCGTGCGTGCATTCCGCTCCGGTTTTCATGCGTTTTGTCGCAAACCGGTACCCCGCCCGCCGGCTCCCGCATACGATGTGCACATCGACACCATCCATGCACACCAGGGAGAACATCATGACGAACAATAAGACCCGCCGTTTCCTGCTCGCAGCCTGCGCCCTCGCCTGCATCGCCCTCGCACCGCAGGCCCAAGCCGGTGACTGGCCCTGGAGCAAGAGCGAACAGGTGCAAGGCAGCGGCCGCGTGCAAAGCCAGGCACGCGACGTCGCCCACTTCAGCGGTCTCGCCTTGTCCCTGCAGGGCAACGTCGAAATCCGGAGCGGCAGCGGCCGCGAAGGCGTGACGGTCGAGGCGGACGACAACCTGCTGCCGCTGATCGAAACCGTCGTCGAAGACGGCACCCTGAAGATCCGCGCCAAGCGCAACACGAACCTGCGCACCCGCAACCTGAAGGTCGTCGTGCAGGCGCGCGACATCGACCGCCTGGCGCTGGGCGGCTCCGGCAACATCGACGCCGACGTCGTCCGCGGCAGCCGCGTGCGCTTCGACGTGGGCGGCTCGGGTTCCATCAAGGTCCGCAAGCTCGAAGGCGAATCCGTCAACGTCGCCCTCGGCGGCAGCGGCAACCTGCAAGTCGAGGACGGCACGGCGCGCAGTACGTCGATCTCGATCGGCGGCTCCGGCACCGTCGACATGGGCCATGTGCGCACCGAGAACGCCAGCGTCACCGTGGCCGGCTCCGGCGACGCCACGCTGTGGGTGCGCGACAGCCTGAGCCTCACTGTCGCCGGTTCCGGCGACGTCAATTACTACGGCGATCCGCAGGTCACGCGCTCGGTGGTCGGCTCGGGCAACGTGAAACGCCTGGGCGCCTCGCCGAAGTGAGGGTTCGGTGGGCACGTGGTGCCCACCTTCTGCCTCACAAATCCCACCGCACCTCGGCCACGACGGTCCGCTGCGTGTACGGGTGAAACGCCCAGTAGGTGCGGTCGCCCAGGTTGTCCACCCCGACCGCCGCGCTCCAGTGGCGGTCGAACCGGTAGCGCACCCGCGCATCGAACACGAGGTAGTCCGACACCCCCATGTACGCGTCGCCATTCGGGTCGCTGTTGTCCAGCGTCCCGTACTGGCGGCCGCTGTAGCGCCCACCCAGGGTCGCGGTCCAATGGTCGTTCGCCTTCCACGTCGCCAGCATCGTCGCGCGCCAGCGCGGCACCCGCGGCTGCCATTTGCCCACGCTGGCGGGGAACCCGGCATTCTCGGCGATGATGGAATCGGCGTACGTGAGGCTGCCCGTCAGGTCGAGTCCCTTCACCCCGACGTCGTCCGCCTGCGCAGAAGCTTCGAGACCATTTGTGCGGATGCGGCCCACGTTCTGCACCGTGTTCACCGTCGTGCCGGCGGCGACGAGCAGCGGCTGCGAGTACAGCGCGTCGCGCGTCGTTTCGCGGAACAGCGTCACGCGCAGCGAACCCTTGTCGTGCAGCGTTTCGGCCGACAGCTCGCTCGTCCACGATTTTTCCGCCTTGAGGTTCGGGTTGCTGTTGACGATGGCGTTGTCGACGATGGAACCCTGGAACAGCTCGGCCGCCGTCGGGTTGCGCACGGCGCGGCCCGTCGACGCCTTCAAGGTCCAGTCGGGATGCACGCGCCACGACAGCGCGGCCTTCGGCGACCACGCCGTCTCGCTCCGTGACGGGAACGCCAGCGGCGCCGCCAGCACGGCGTTCGACAATTCTCCGCCGTACGCGCGCCACCGTTCGAAGCGGGCGCCGACCGTCACACGCCAGGCGTCGCCAATGCGCCAGTTGTCCTGCGCATACAGGCTCTCCAGCCACGTGTTGCCGTTGAAGACCGAGACCTGCCGGCCGTCGCCCGCGTGCAGCCAGTCTGCCGTACTGCCGAACACGCGGGTGCGCAACCGCGCGTGGTCCGACTGCAGCCCGAATTCGACCGTGTGGGCTTCCGGCCGCCAGATGCCCTTCAATGCGAACGTGTTCCAGCCGCTGCCGTGCATGTCCGTGACCTGGCCCGCGCCGTTCGTGTCGGCATCGGGCACCAGCACGGTCGGCGTGCGCACGAGATCGCGCGCATAGTCGTAGAGACTCGCGGCGATCTCCCAGTCGAACGCGTCGCGGCTGTGCTTCTTCAGCGACAGCCCGTGCATCGCGTGTTCCAGCGTGCCGCGGCTGGGCGCGAAAT includes:
- a CDS encoding glycoside hydrolase family 3 protein; this encodes MTRHIPFPLAPLALAALFATAPALAQQDPAARAANLVAQMTLEEKAAQLGNDAPAIPRLKIPKYNWWNEGLHGVARAGYATVFPQAVGMAATWDEALMHDVGDVIATEFRAKYLATRAPDGGTDWYRGLTVWSPNINIFRDPRWGRGQETYGEDPHLTSRIAINFIHGLQGDDAASYKTIATAKHFAVHSGPESNRHREDVHPSPHDLEDTYLPAFRATVTEGKVASVMCAYNAVNGIPACASDDLMEQHLRRAWGFKGFVVSDCGAAANIYRDDSLHYTKTPEQAVAASFSAGMDLICGDYRNKMTTEAGPIVNAVRQGELKEAVVDRALVRLFEYRIRLGLLDPNPPQAYAAIKPTDNDTPAHRAVALKAAQEAMVLLKNDGLLPLKKTPKTIAVIGPNADSEDALVGNYNGQPSHPVTVLAGIRARFPDAKVVYAPGTGLVGPAEPPVPDANLCVDAACRTPGLKAEHFDGPDLAGTAQSAVEKNARAAWQEGGHNASARWTGYLKAPRTGDYSLRYLSNAGYRIWIDGKQVVDAWDVTDSPSIESGKAKLQAGKTYPIRIEAVQRGARGDQKLLWSTPIDGGKEAVDLARRADLVVFVAGLSANLEGEELKLQVPGFNGGDRTSLDLPAPQERLLEQVVGTGKPTVLVLMSGSALSVNWAHKHVPAIVQAWYPGGEGGHAVAGLIAGDYSPAGRLPVTFYRGVEGLPAFTDYRMDGRTYRYFKGDVLYPFGHGLSYTTFRYGTPALSAPSVAAGSPVNVDVEVANTGKRDGDEVVQLYVAKPGDGANPTLAGFRRIHLKAGERKRVTLALDARALSQVDAAGARKVVPGAYTVYVGGGQPAHAQTVKAALAVTGAASNLPK
- a CDS encoding head GIN domain-containing protein, which encodes MTNNKTRRFLLAACALACIALAPQAQAGDWPWSKSEQVQGSGRVQSQARDVAHFSGLALSLQGNVEIRSGSGREGVTVEADDNLLPLIETVVEDGTLKIRAKRNTNLRTRNLKVVVQARDIDRLALGGSGNIDADVVRGSRVRFDVGGSGSIKVRKLEGESVNVALGGSGNLQVEDGTARSTSISIGGSGTVDMGHVRTENASVTVAGSGDATLWVRDSLSLTVAGSGDVNYYGDPQVTRSVVGSGNVKRLGASPK
- a CDS encoding LysR substrate-binding domain-containing protein, whose protein sequence is MRRTNFDMDALRSFCEGVDLGSFAKAADRLGRSTSAISMQMKKLEGQAGTDLLRKSGRGLELTAAGETLLGYARRILDLNDEARTALAGLELEGTVRLGLQEDFGERLLSNVLGRFTRSHPDLQIEAVIARNSELIAQLQAGKIDLALGWHTDATLPYVDLLGDYPMRWIGSATQDPAREPVRLVALQAPCLMRKAATDALDRAGIPWRVVYTSASLAGIWAAVAAGLGVTVRTNLGLPGDVRVLDGLPALPGIRLALYSGAATPSPACKRMAALIKEHIVG
- a CDS encoding type IV pilus twitching motility protein PilT, which codes for MEYHQSSQIPTLSYIENEDHPVFGTLVEQILHLLNSKLVFSDIIIHQNSPLMLRQPKGLVAVTDSPITKEELEEFFDVIEPNWAERIVDRAFDRSIDLHTARIRANCFSFQGKKRLGCVIRRFPKEPLALDTLGLHADEREFARLTSGLVLIIGDTCQGKSTTIASMLDEINKQRSGHIITIEDPVETLIPQRKCIITQREVGIDGDVESYYLGALDALRERPDVIVIGEIRDAQTAQEALALAESGPLVLATLHARSTELGLQKMLRLLGNSDAQGQALAHALRGVLCQALLPSKQGNRYHLATECLTINPAVAAMIEEGDLGAIRAHMNAGRGPGCHTMNSVLEALLAAHVVGVDEARAATTDRIGFAEMV
- a CDS encoding tautomerase family protein; translation: MPFARISLRRGKSRDYLRAVSDAVHQALVDAFRIPVADRFQAIHQHDPEELIFDRDYLGGPRSDDFLLVCITGGKPRDADTKQAFYQRLADLLAEAPGLRPEDLMIIVQTTDYADWSFSNGIAAPLAEQRP
- a CDS encoding carboxymuconolactone decarboxylase family protein, producing MTTLTGLGRRALGAVPALADLSDRVLFGEVWERDALNKRDRSLVTVACLVALCRDGQLPFHLQTALDNGVTRQELEEVVTHLAFYAGWPAAATAARLLGDLN
- a CDS encoding TonB-dependent receptor; the protein is MRFQHHRLALAALACVAAHVHADDTHLETVVITGGRPTSLPAQIPTTIEGITGAQVEDRINAVDSEDALKYLPSLNVRKRYTGDYDHAVLASRASGTGNSARSLVYADGILLSNLLGNGATYTPRWGLVTPEEIERVDVLYGPFAAAYPGNAVGAVVDFQTRMPVKREAHVKLSGYAQDFNLYRTDDRYNGWQGSASLGDRSGAWSYWIDVSRLDSDAQPIGFANKLLSTGVQGGSTAGGGVPVTGAVAGRNPSNRDWWLIGATSQTHTVQDHAKLKLAWDITPQLRASYTFGWWRNEAKRVAESYLRDAAGNPVVTAPRVNIDGRTYDIRASDFAPSRGTLEHAMHGLSLKKHSRDAFDWEIAASLYDYARDLVRTPTVLVPDADTNGAGQVTDMHGSGWNTFALKGIWRPEAHTVEFGLQSDHARLRTRVFGSTADWLHAGDGRQVSVFNGNTWLESLYAQDNWRIGDAWRVTVGARFERWRAYGGELSNAVLAAPLAFPSRSETAWSPKAALSWRVHPDWTLKASTGRAVRNPTAAELFQGSIVDNAIVNSNPNLKAEKSWTSELSAETLHDKGSLRVTLFRETTRDALYSQPLLVAAGTTVNTVQNVGRIRTNGLEASAQADDVGVKGLDLTGSLTYADSIIAENAGFPASVGKWQPRVPRWRATMLATWKANDHWTATLGGRYSGRQYGTLDNSDPNGDAYMGVSDYLVFDARVRYRFDRHWSAAVGVDNLGDRTYWAFHPYTQRTVVAEVRWDL
- a CDS encoding DUF4865 family protein, whose product is MIAMQYRFPLPADYDMGIIDRRIADKGHLTDGFPGLLFKAYLSARKSGPAQDNAYAPFYVWNTVEGMHAFLNGPGFAGVSQAFGRPSVATWLVWQAQLGPGFARARFASVERIPIAPGTDLEALRSGETRLAVDAVDGGGALAAVAGYEPGGWTLVRFRLWDREPGANAAVCVYAVGHVSAAPA
- a CDS encoding cytochrome c, with product MKRIVVLVLIVAALAAVFVAWPRAEFIPSRSQAAWAATPANIARGAYLARAGDCMACHTARGGTPYAGGRALATPFGTVYAPNITPDARTGIGTWTADDFWHALHNGIGKGGRLLYPAFPYTNTTKVTRDDADALYAYLRSLAPVSQPNRLHTLRFPYDRQIVLAGWRLLYFKPGVYALQPAKGAAWNRGAYLVEGLGHCGACHSPRNGLGATASRLSGGHIPSIGWYAPALDADNEAGLGNWDQAHIVQLLRTGVAPRGAVFGPMAEVVGQSLQYLTDADAGAMATYLKSLPADPSPRRPSDPPPDEVMKAGRKLYEHHCADCHGADGRGMSVSGHPAYPPLAGNGALTMEDPVNAIRIVLNGGFPPSTAGNPRPFGMPPYSPVLDDAEVAAVVTYVRNSWGNAAPAVTPSEVNRWRAVPLD
- a CDS encoding c-type cytochrome, yielding MHLRPTLLLLAALHVGPAFGQQAVPDTLERRVAACTSCHGSPSAPAPLPSAGPNYYPRIAGKPAGYLYNQLQNFRAGRRQYPLMTYMVEHMSDDYLREIATWFSTQHVPAPVLARAGLPAGQLERGHELVMRGDATLKVPACIACHGQRLTGALPAIPGLLGLPRDYINAQFGAWRNGTRRAHAPDCMATIAGRLSLADVAAISGWLASEPVPDDATPAPDVPHPMPLECGSKVEQKRERP